One Bradyrhizobium sp. CCGB12 genomic window carries:
- a CDS encoding sulfotransferase domain-containing protein: MRPLVVGAPRSGFALLSSVISQLLPMDPLRYGIKQRLINSAVRQTQHYISTAIEAAFTAAGVRDRLIYNGNFKTVAGGPKWLKADEPSRACFRKYLGVKGMGDFILVIAHPAEVLETDSIVHSHSHPRLWTELAQYQDFLKFASVRNPIGIVNSSLFSLNALASEYIQRYVDPRDDNDEMRQRLALFKFTNLDFFTGIVRHYKGYFDEFLPVADRFHVTRWEDLIDRSAETIRRVALQAGLVIEADHANQVWERLDHVNLTGAHEHNYRRGKGLVGDWKNWMTNAHLEIIREHGLEHTMEVFGYGRIEPLKEARYTPFQQRVAELVSRGKVFEDHADLDLFGFAFNKSNIDASAFAFRRYGWRVHSSIERSGFSDEAIVMAVWEAAEKAAGELNAVLEQLLAGDYSTETRAVASVEAAVALSAAMAERMPRVTAAMADELRATVRQAFADGSADVLEVDRSVPPLLIRSWNEYNLVSHRGEFSAIPRAAGPVDLTERDPHSIPGAIVRDSYESLRIALSDGVAN; encoded by the coding sequence ATGCGCCCTTTGGTCGTGGGAGCGCCGCGAAGCGGCTTCGCTCTTCTGAGCAGCGTCATTTCGCAACTATTGCCGATGGACCCGTTGCGCTACGGCATCAAGCAGCGCCTGATTAACTCAGCGGTCCGGCAAACTCAGCACTATATCTCTACGGCCATTGAGGCCGCGTTCACAGCGGCCGGGGTTCGAGACCGGCTGATCTACAACGGAAACTTCAAGACTGTTGCCGGCGGACCGAAATGGTTGAAGGCGGATGAACCTTCCCGTGCGTGCTTCCGCAAATATCTCGGCGTCAAAGGTATGGGCGACTTTATTTTGGTGATTGCCCATCCGGCCGAAGTGTTGGAGACCGATTCTATCGTTCATTCTCACAGTCACCCGCGCCTGTGGACTGAACTGGCGCAATACCAGGACTTTCTCAAGTTCGCGTCCGTGCGCAATCCCATCGGCATTGTCAACTCGTCGCTGTTCTCTCTCAATGCGTTGGCCAGCGAGTATATTCAGCGTTACGTCGATCCGCGCGATGACAACGATGAAATGCGGCAGAGACTTGCACTCTTCAAGTTTACAAATCTCGACTTTTTCACGGGAATCGTTCGTCACTACAAGGGTTACTTTGACGAGTTCCTGCCGGTCGCAGATCGTTTTCATGTGACGCGATGGGAAGATCTGATCGATCGCTCGGCAGAAACCATCCGGCGCGTTGCGCTGCAAGCCGGTCTGGTCATCGAGGCCGATCACGCCAACCAGGTCTGGGAACGCCTGGATCATGTCAATCTCACCGGTGCGCATGAGCACAATTACCGCCGTGGCAAAGGCTTGGTGGGCGATTGGAAGAATTGGATGACCAATGCGCATCTCGAGATCATCCGGGAGCATGGCCTCGAGCACACCATGGAAGTATTCGGCTATGGCCGCATCGAGCCTCTCAAGGAGGCGCGGTACACGCCTTTTCAACAGCGTGTTGCGGAGCTGGTCTCCCGTGGAAAGGTGTTTGAGGATCACGCCGATCTCGATCTGTTCGGCTTTGCATTCAATAAGTCGAACATTGATGCCAGCGCATTTGCCTTTCGACGGTACGGATGGCGCGTGCATTCAAGCATCGAACGTTCGGGCTTTTCGGACGAGGCGATCGTCATGGCGGTCTGGGAAGCCGCCGAGAAGGCGGCTGGCGAGCTGAATGCGGTGCTGGAGCAGTTGTTGGCTGGTGATTATTCAACGGAGACTCGTGCCGTTGCCAGCGTCGAGGCTGCCGTAGCCCTTTCCGCAGCCATGGCGGAGAGGATGCCGCGGGTCACGGCTGCGATGGCGGATGAGCTGCGGGCAACCGTTCGACAGGCTTTCGCTGACGGTTCGGCTGATGTGCTCGAGGTCGACCGCAGCGTGCCGCCATTGCTCATCCGCAGTTGGAACGAATACAATCTCGTTTCGCATCGCGGCGAGTTTAGCGCCATTCCACGCGCGGCAGGCCCTGTCGATCTCACGGAGCGGGATCCGCACAGCATTCCCGGTGCGATCGTCCGGGATTCCTACGAATCCTTGCGTATCGCCTTGAGCGATGGCGTTGCAAACTGA
- the cysN gene encoding sulfate adenylyltransferase subunit CysN — MDGVDGAGERANRDLLRFLTCGSVDDGKSTLIGRLLHDSKQIFQDQLSALARDSARYGTTGDRIDLALLVDGLEAEREQGITIDVAYRFFGTSKRSFIVADTPGHEQYTRNMATGASNSDLAILLIDARKGVLVQTRRHSLICSLLGLRHIVLAVNKIDLVSYQASVFERLVSDYRVFASKLGFSSIEAIPISARDGDNVTSPSSRTPWYDGPTLLEYLETVDIAHGAADKPFRFPVQWVNRPGPDFRGFAGTVASGTINPGDPIIAAGSGQTSTVKEIITYEGPQRSAGAGDAITLVLAHEIDIARGDLLVSPASRPEVSDQFAAHIIWMSDQPLMPGRSYLARIGTKTTPISVTGIKYKIDVNTREHLAAPTLGLNDIGFCNLSTGTPVAFDPYEKNRKTGSFIMIDRLTNDTVGAGMIAFGLRRGTNIPWQATLIGKAERAAHKQQKPAIVWFTGLSGAGKSTIANFVERLLHAAGHHTMMLDGDNVRHGLNRDLGFTEADRVENIRRAGEVAKLLVDAGLIVLCSFISPYRAERETVRRLVPDGEFIEVFVDTPIEECARRDPKGLYAKAKAGEIKNFTGFDAPYEAPESPEIHLRTVGQQPEPLAHHLIEKLTQFGLI, encoded by the coding sequence ATGGACGGCGTCGACGGTGCCGGGGAGCGCGCGAATAGGGACCTTCTCAGGTTCCTGACTTGTGGATCAGTAGATGACGGCAAGTCCACGCTGATCGGGCGACTCCTTCACGATTCGAAGCAGATCTTCCAAGATCAGTTGTCTGCGCTCGCTAGGGATTCGGCACGCTATGGCACGACGGGCGATCGCATCGATCTGGCCCTTCTCGTCGACGGCCTCGAAGCCGAACGCGAACAGGGAATCACGATCGATGTTGCATATCGCTTTTTCGGAACGTCGAAGCGATCCTTCATCGTCGCCGACACGCCTGGGCACGAGCAGTATACGAGGAACATGGCAACCGGAGCATCAAACTCCGACCTTGCCATCCTGCTCATCGATGCCCGGAAAGGCGTTCTGGTCCAAACACGTCGGCACTCGCTGATTTGCTCGCTCCTCGGTCTGCGCCACATCGTTCTCGCCGTAAACAAGATCGACCTGGTCTCGTATCAGGCAAGCGTTTTTGAGCGGCTTGTCTCGGACTATCGCGTTTTTGCATCCAAGCTGGGCTTCTCGTCCATCGAAGCGATTCCGATCTCGGCCCGCGACGGGGACAACGTCACGAGCCCCTCGAGCAGGACACCCTGGTATGATGGCCCGACCCTGCTGGAATACCTAGAGACCGTCGACATCGCGCACGGAGCTGCCGACAAGCCGTTCCGGTTTCCGGTGCAGTGGGTCAATCGTCCGGGACCCGATTTCAGGGGTTTTGCCGGAACGGTCGCTTCCGGTACGATCAATCCCGGCGATCCCATCATCGCGGCCGGCTCCGGCCAGACGTCAACCGTGAAGGAGATCATCACCTATGAAGGCCCGCAACGATCCGCCGGAGCGGGCGACGCCATCACGCTGGTACTGGCGCATGAGATCGACATCGCGCGCGGCGATCTCCTGGTCAGCCCGGCGTCGCGTCCCGAAGTCTCAGATCAATTTGCTGCCCATATCATCTGGATGAGCGATCAACCGCTCATGCCGGGCCGTTCGTATTTGGCCCGCATCGGGACCAAGACCACTCCGATCTCCGTCACCGGGATCAAATACAAGATCGACGTCAATACGCGCGAGCATCTAGCGGCCCCTACACTGGGTCTCAACGACATCGGCTTCTGCAACCTGTCGACCGGCACCCCGGTTGCGTTCGATCCCTACGAAAAGAACCGCAAGACAGGCTCGTTCATCATGATCGACCGGCTGACCAATGATACTGTCGGCGCCGGCATGATCGCCTTCGGCTTGCGGCGTGGTACCAACATCCCCTGGCAGGCGACCCTGATCGGAAAGGCCGAGCGCGCCGCGCACAAGCAGCAAAAGCCGGCAATCGTCTGGTTCACCGGCCTGTCAGGGGCGGGTAAATCGACCATCGCCAACTTCGTAGAGCGACTTCTTCACGCTGCCGGTCATCATACAATGATGCTCGATGGTGACAACGTAAGGCACGGGCTCAACCGTGACCTCGGCTTCACCGAGGCAGACCGGGTCGAAAACATCCGGCGCGCCGGCGAGGTGGCAAAGCTGCTCGTGGATGCGGGACTGATCGTCTTGTGCTCTTTCATTTCGCCATACCGGGCGGAGCGTGAAACGGTACGGCGACTGGTCCCGGACGGTGAATTCATCGAGGTCTTCGTCGACACGCCGATCGAAGAATGCGCCAGGCGCGATCCCAAGGGGCTATACGCAAAAGCGAAAGCCGGCGAGATCAAGAATTTCACCGGCTTCGATGCGCCATACGAAGCCCCCGAAAGTCCCGAAATTCATTTGCGCACGGTCGGCCAGCAGCCCGAACCACTGGCCCATCATCTCATCGAAAAGCTGACCCAGTTTGGACTGATATGA
- a CDS encoding putative sugar O-methyltransferase: MGVFEMVGRLTRARPKDLRIASHLQNQKLSEASILRAQRLGAAITNSVRRRRELIASSAEINEGFAMPAANWDAEAANDYLRCYTLLATLTPQEIRLLRFRAQNFTGNNLGRMGPGVGTSGTNPVADDLATKWSKEQRDQVVSHWQALTKDLPSQFVLNAPNILGECGWWWRNQILNVDIVDYQERMSLIALSGVLERFHGRSLRILEIGGGYGALCLGVLNALKPTQYVICDLPESLLFSGLYLTVALDRDVRLAGTEISIDQSSIGEVCLLPNYLAQTHLRGQQFDLVINTLSMSEMSPHQVKIYAELISNAIGSHGVFFEQNHNNKPSGLIDCKDYLPPFFRKQETVEASIPIIRGLASAWSN, translated from the coding sequence ATGGGCGTTTTTGAGATGGTTGGTCGTCTAACTCGGGCGCGGCCGAAGGACCTGCGGATTGCCTCGCACCTACAAAATCAGAAGCTATCCGAGGCAAGCATTCTCCGGGCGCAGCGCCTCGGCGCCGCCATCACAAATTCCGTTCGAAGGCGGCGCGAACTCATTGCAAGCTCCGCTGAGATCAACGAGGGATTCGCAATGCCTGCCGCGAATTGGGATGCCGAAGCGGCAAATGATTACCTCAGATGTTACACGTTGCTAGCAACGCTCACGCCACAAGAGATCCGGTTGCTGCGTTTCCGGGCGCAGAATTTCACCGGGAACAACCTCGGCAGAATGGGACCCGGTGTAGGCACCAGCGGAACCAACCCAGTCGCCGATGACTTAGCGACGAAATGGAGCAAGGAGCAGCGGGACCAAGTTGTGTCGCATTGGCAAGCATTGACAAAAGATCTTCCATCTCAATTCGTGCTGAACGCTCCAAACATTCTGGGCGAATGCGGCTGGTGGTGGAGAAACCAAATTTTGAACGTCGATATCGTTGACTATCAAGAGCGTATGAGCCTGATCGCCCTTTCCGGTGTGCTGGAGCGCTTCCATGGTCGCTCGCTGCGCATTCTTGAAATCGGCGGCGGCTATGGCGCGCTCTGCCTCGGCGTTCTGAATGCACTCAAGCCCACCCAATACGTGATCTGCGATCTTCCAGAGTCTCTCCTGTTCTCCGGTCTTTACCTGACGGTGGCCTTGGACCGTGATGTTCGACTCGCGGGAACGGAGATAAGCATCGACCAAAGTTCGATCGGAGAGGTATGTCTTCTTCCCAACTACCTGGCTCAAACCCATCTTCGCGGCCAGCAATTTGACCTGGTGATCAACACGCTCTCGATGAGCGAGATGAGTCCCCATCAAGTCAAAATCTACGCAGAACTCATATCGAATGCGATCGGGTCGCATGGCGTATTCTTTGAACAGAACCACAACAACAAGCCGTCGGGGCTGATCGATTGCAAAGACTACCTGCCGCCCTTCTTCCGAAAGCAGGAAACGGTCGAAGCCAGCATCCCGATCATCAGGGGCCTCGCTTCGGCGTGGTCTAATTGA
- a CDS encoding bifunctional 2-polyprenyl-6-hydroxyphenol methylase/3-demethylubiquinol 3-O-methyltransferase UbiG — MDLRKFLRGDIDTASRVLDYQPFILSDDIETGAAYSWLRGSDPRTEPALVLRRKEMDPADWRIAVDTNARLRAMYEDILDEIAVRFPGQTLLDVACNNGYFPVGAEIRGMRATGIDLGNYGPAVQLLNDALGTQARFIHASYNSRTHELPDIGQFDVTVMSAIMCHLPDPLYFLAAVGKATKRALIFWGQLVETERLLISYQPPHPNLSSLPDFPHSFNDNTRISAGMFKEATRQMGFRDVIEIKPKPTWLTQLVVPRGIPLESELGTEGSRHVALIAVR, encoded by the coding sequence ATGGATCTGCGGAAATTTCTGCGAGGGGATATCGATACGGCGTCGAGAGTCCTTGATTACCAGCCGTTCATACTGTCTGACGACATCGAAACTGGAGCGGCCTATTCGTGGCTGCGAGGCAGCGACCCACGGACAGAGCCCGCGCTCGTTCTAAGGCGGAAGGAGATGGATCCCGCGGACTGGCGGATTGCGGTCGACACCAATGCAAGACTTCGGGCGATGTACGAGGACATTCTGGACGAAATCGCGGTGCGCTTCCCGGGCCAGACACTTCTCGACGTCGCCTGCAACAATGGCTACTTCCCAGTCGGAGCGGAAATCCGCGGGATGAGAGCAACTGGCATAGATCTCGGCAATTATGGGCCGGCCGTACAACTCCTCAATGATGCACTCGGCACCCAGGCCCGATTTATCCACGCTTCGTACAATTCGCGCACACACGAATTGCCAGATATTGGGCAGTTCGACGTCACGGTAATGTCGGCGATCATGTGCCATCTACCCGATCCGCTTTATTTTCTCGCCGCTGTTGGGAAGGCAACTAAGCGCGCCTTGATATTCTGGGGCCAACTCGTTGAAACCGAACGATTGCTGATCTCTTACCAACCACCTCACCCAAACCTATCGAGCCTGCCTGACTTCCCGCACTCGTTCAACGACAACACCCGGATCAGCGCCGGAATGTTCAAAGAAGCGACTCGGCAGATGGGCTTTCGCGACGTTATTGAAATCAAGCCGAAGCCCACGTGGCTTACGCAGCTCGTGGTACCGCGTGGAATCCCTCTCGAAAGCGAGTTGGGAACTGAAGGCTCTCGCCACGTCGCACTTATTGCTGTTAGATGA
- a CDS encoding adenylate/guanylate cyclase domain-containing protein, translating to MRRAGGAPRIPLFVTVLMLFVLAAFLLGTALTITNFIETRRTAVKVAGETFKATIERINERRLGFFAPAFLMAAQLSDDPSVKRIDGLKMSIEALILTTLSLNPQISAAYVGYEDGGYFQILSISEAEAPFIAALGGPRNTRFAIQQIHKRSETWLFLDAGRRQIGTLDRQTEYDPRRRPWYRDAKASPDRTVRNAPYIFATTSMPGFTLARAFDGGAVGVDITIDRLMAYVRSVRLNDAHRFLAFDDQRRILAHSDPGQMFKSSGGDTVVVATVGDVSDPVMREAIRIFERDGPFPLTRFHAAGADYFSTVVRQIARDGGVFFVLYAAPLSDFMGTFVDAAARSIPAALLIFALSLPAIAYFAHSISKPVMRLAGEADLIRSFKLDAPVGFDSRVREINALIRSMSGMKGAIREVSKFVPKTLVRDILETEKVVAVGGEARCVSILFTDVQDFTAMAGSVSAADLMKHLSEYFEELASVVLREQGTVDKFIGDAIFSFWNAPVPVERHEHVACHATLKCRAAALRLNERWRTIGLAPWRTRFGLHVGEAVVGNVGSSDRIDYTAIGDTVNQASRIEGLNKYYGTEILASGQVAEACSDAFLFRRVDRIQPKGTGKSFDLFELLGALDGEEEFRVTPAMTQLVRDWNGAYEAYASRNWMRAFDAFEAFARERPDDVLVGIYLDRVVGFLLEPPPAEWDGIIHFSKK from the coding sequence ATGCGTCGTGCAGGCGGAGCTCCGCGGATCCCGCTATTCGTCACGGTGTTGATGCTGTTCGTGCTCGCGGCCTTTCTGCTCGGAACCGCGCTGACGATCACCAATTTCATCGAGACCCGCAGGACCGCGGTGAAGGTGGCCGGCGAGACCTTCAAGGCCACGATCGAACGGATCAACGAGCGGCGGCTCGGATTCTTTGCTCCCGCTTTCTTGATGGCGGCGCAGCTCAGCGACGACCCCTCCGTAAAACGGATCGACGGCCTGAAGATGTCGATCGAAGCGCTGATTCTGACCACTCTCTCGCTGAATCCGCAGATATCGGCGGCCTATGTCGGATACGAAGACGGCGGCTACTTCCAGATATTGTCGATTTCCGAGGCCGAAGCTCCTTTCATCGCCGCATTGGGAGGGCCTCGGAACACGCGGTTCGCGATTCAGCAAATCCACAAGCGAAGCGAGACGTGGCTCTTTCTGGATGCCGGACGCCGGCAGATCGGCACGCTGGACAGGCAGACGGAGTACGATCCGCGGCGGCGCCCCTGGTATCGAGATGCCAAAGCGAGTCCGGACAGGACCGTCCGCAATGCACCTTACATCTTCGCCACCACCTCGATGCCCGGCTTCACTCTCGCCAGAGCTTTCGACGGCGGAGCGGTTGGCGTCGACATCACGATCGATCGCTTGATGGCTTATGTCCGCTCGGTTCGATTGAACGATGCGCATCGCTTCCTGGCGTTCGACGACCAGCGGCGGATCCTTGCTCATTCGGATCCCGGTCAGATGTTCAAGTCTTCTGGAGGCGACACGGTCGTCGTCGCGACCGTGGGCGACGTTTCCGATCCCGTCATGCGGGAGGCGATACGTATATTCGAGCGGGACGGTCCTTTTCCCCTGACGCGATTCCACGCGGCTGGCGCCGACTACTTCTCTACTGTCGTCCGCCAGATCGCCAGGGACGGTGGCGTGTTCTTCGTGCTGTACGCGGCGCCGCTTTCGGATTTCATGGGCACGTTCGTCGATGCTGCCGCGCGGAGTATCCCAGCGGCTCTTCTCATCTTCGCGCTGTCATTGCCGGCGATTGCCTATTTCGCACACTCGATTTCGAAGCCTGTCATGAGGCTCGCCGGCGAGGCCGACCTGATCCGATCGTTCAAGCTCGACGCTCCGGTCGGCTTCGATTCGCGGGTTCGGGAGATCAACGCGCTGATCAGGTCGATGTCGGGGATGAAGGGAGCGATCCGAGAGGTATCGAAGTTCGTGCCGAAGACGCTTGTGAGGGACATTCTCGAGACGGAGAAGGTCGTCGCGGTTGGCGGCGAGGCGCGCTGCGTCAGCATCCTGTTCACGGACGTCCAGGATTTCACCGCGATGGCCGGCTCTGTTTCGGCTGCGGATCTCATGAAGCATCTATCCGAGTATTTCGAGGAGCTCGCCTCGGTGGTCCTCCGGGAACAGGGCACGGTCGACAAGTTCATCGGCGACGCGATCTTCTCATTCTGGAACGCGCCGGTGCCGGTCGAGCGGCATGAGCATGTGGCCTGTCACGCCACGCTGAAATGCCGGGCGGCCGCTCTCCGTCTGAACGAACGTTGGCGCACCATTGGGCTTGCGCCATGGAGAACGCGGTTCGGACTTCACGTCGGCGAAGCCGTGGTCGGAAACGTCGGGTCGTCCGATCGGATCGATTATACCGCCATCGGCGATACCGTAAACCAAGCCTCCCGGATCGAAGGGCTGAACAAATACTATGGCACGGAAATTCTTGCGAGCGGGCAAGTCGCCGAGGCCTGTTCGGACGCGTTCTTGTTTCGTCGCGTCGACAGGATCCAGCCAAAGGGTACCGGAAAATCTTTCGACCTCTTCGAGCTCCTCGGTGCCCTCGATGGAGAGGAGGAGTTTCGCGTCACTCCCGCGATGACGCAGCTCGTTCGTGATTGGAACGGCGCCTACGAAGCATACGCCAGCCGCAACTGGATGCGCGCCTTCGACGCCTTCGAAGCCTTCGCACGAGAGCGTCCGGACGATGTCCTGGTCGGAATCTACCTCGACCGTGTTGTCGGCTTTCTGCTGGAACCGCCTCCGGCTGAATGGGACGGGATCATCCACTTTAGCAAAAAGTGA
- a CDS encoding cyclic nucleotide-binding domain-containing protein, with product MIIEPRATDAPIVSIREGLGRRAYPPNSTIFAEGEAGTLAYVLLRGDVTIFLRFGTAQQRAVTELKPPEMFGIHALMAGAQRAATAYTKNGCELLAVSETRLRQKLEEADPFLRYWVDYLSKRINDLST from the coding sequence ATGATCATCGAACCCAGAGCGACGGATGCTCCGATCGTCTCCATCCGGGAGGGCCTGGGTCGAAGAGCCTATCCGCCGAACTCGACCATCTTTGCCGAGGGCGAAGCCGGAACGCTCGCCTATGTCCTCCTTCGGGGCGACGTTACCATTTTCCTCAGGTTCGGGACCGCCCAGCAGCGTGCCGTGACGGAGCTGAAGCCGCCCGAGATGTTCGGCATTCACGCTCTCATGGCCGGGGCGCAACGCGCGGCGACGGCCTACACGAAAAACGGATGTGAGCTCCTGGCCGTGAGCGAGACCAGGCTCAGGCAGAAACTGGAAGAGGCCGATCCTTTTCTCCGGTATTGGGTCGACTATCTGTCGAAGCGCATCAACGACCTGTCCACGTGA
- a CDS encoding NAD(P)/FAD-dependent oxidoreductase produces the protein MLDTTLSARVQVFLDKFGAALAAGDYDTAVEMFAPECYWRDLVAFTWNIKTMEGRDQVRDMLAHCLAHAKPRNWKIAEGETPTEAGGVTESWISFETEVARGYGLIRLQNGQIWTLLTTMAELKGHEEKAGFSRPLGARHGVNPGSKTWKELRDEEAEQLGFKTQPYVLIVGGGQGGIALGARLRQLGVPTIIAEKNARAGDSWRNRYKSLCLHDPVWYDHLPYIDFPKNWPVFSPKDKIGDWLEMYTKVMELNYWTNTTVKHASWDDTKKEWTVAVERDGKEITLRPKQLVFATGMSANANMPKIKGMENFKGEQHHSSRHPGSDGYKGKKVVVIGSNNSAHDICAALYEAGIDVTMVQRSTTHIVRSDSLMATLGDLYSERAVRSGMTTAKADLIFASLPYRILNQFQKPVYDKIRQDDAAFYAGLEKAGFRLDFGDDDSGLFMKYLRRGSGYYIDVGASQLIIDGKIKLFAGQVEEITPNGVRLDNGKELPADVIVYATGYSSMNGFVADLVSPEMADQVGKVWGLGSNTTKDPGPWEGEQRNMWKPTQQEGLWFHGGNLHQSRHYSQFLSLQLKARHESIPTPVYGLQTVHHKA, from the coding sequence ATGCTCGACACCACGCTTAGCGCGCGCGTCCAGGTTTTCCTCGACAAGTTTGGCGCCGCGCTTGCGGCGGGCGACTACGACACCGCCGTGGAAATGTTCGCTCCGGAATGCTACTGGCGCGACCTCGTGGCCTTCACCTGGAACATCAAGACCATGGAAGGTCGCGATCAGGTCCGCGACATGCTCGCGCATTGCCTCGCGCATGCGAAGCCGCGCAACTGGAAAATCGCCGAGGGTGAAACGCCAACCGAGGCTGGCGGCGTCACCGAGTCCTGGATCTCGTTCGAGACCGAGGTCGCGCGCGGATATGGACTCATCCGACTGCAGAACGGCCAGATCTGGACGCTCCTGACAACGATGGCCGAACTCAAGGGCCATGAGGAAAAGGCTGGCTTCAGCCGACCGCTCGGCGCCAGGCACGGCGTCAATCCCGGCTCCAAGACCTGGAAGGAGCTGCGCGACGAGGAAGCCGAGCAACTCGGCTTCAAGACCCAGCCCTACGTGCTTATCGTCGGCGGCGGACAGGGCGGCATTGCGCTCGGGGCGAGGCTGCGCCAGCTCGGAGTGCCCACGATCATCGCCGAAAAAAACGCACGCGCCGGTGATTCCTGGCGCAACCGCTACAAGTCGCTCTGCCTGCACGACCCCGTCTGGTACGACCATCTTCCTTACATCGATTTCCCCAAGAACTGGCCTGTGTTCTCGCCCAAGGACAAGATCGGCGACTGGCTGGAAATGTACACCAAGGTCATGGAGCTGAACTACTGGACGAACACGACCGTCAAACACGCCAGTTGGGACGACACCAAGAAGGAATGGACCGTCGCCGTCGAGCGGGATGGCAAGGAGATCACGCTGCGGCCCAAGCAGCTCGTGTTCGCGACCGGCATGTCGGCCAACGCGAACATGCCGAAAATCAAAGGCATGGAAAACTTCAAGGGCGAGCAACACCATTCCTCACGCCATCCCGGCTCCGACGGCTACAAAGGCAAGAAGGTGGTGGTGATCGGCTCGAACAATTCGGCCCATGACATCTGCGCTGCGCTGTACGAGGCCGGCATCGACGTGACGATGGTGCAGCGCTCGACGACGCACATTGTGCGCTCGGATTCGCTGATGGCGACCCTCGGTGACCTCTATTCCGAACGTGCCGTCCGCAGCGGAATGACCACGGCAAAGGCCGATCTGATCTTTGCTTCACTGCCCTACCGCATCTTGAATCAGTTTCAAAAGCCTGTTTACGACAAGATCCGCCAGGACGACGCCGCCTTCTATGCCGGGCTGGAGAAGGCCGGCTTCAGGCTGGACTTCGGTGACGACGATTCCGGGCTGTTCATGAAGTATCTGCGCCGCGGCTCGGGCTATTACATCGACGTCGGCGCTTCGCAGCTCATCATTGACGGCAAAATCAAACTGTTCGCTGGACAGGTCGAGGAAATCACGCCCAACGGCGTCAGGCTCGACAACGGCAAGGAATTGCCAGCGGACGTGATCGTCTATGCCACCGGCTACAGCTCGATGAACGGCTTCGTCGCCGATCTCGTCAGTCCGGAAATGGCCGACCAGGTCGGCAAGGTGTGGGGCCTCGGCTCGAATACGACAAAGGACCCCGGGCCATGGGAAGGTGAACAGCGTAACATGTGGAAGCCGACGCAGCAGGAAGGACTATGGTTTCACGGCGGTAACCTGCATCAGTCGCGGCATTACTCGCAATTCCTTTCCCTGCAGTTGAAGGCGCGCCACGAGAGCATCCCGACGCCGGTCTATGGCCTACAGACTGTCCACCACAAGGCTTGA